The proteins below come from a single Rosa rugosa chromosome 2, drRosRugo1.1, whole genome shotgun sequence genomic window:
- the LOC133727868 gene encoding uncharacterized protein LOC133727868 yields the protein MMMELAVRKLPVLSFPKIDVKPQEQRRRVSFVSSALPETVASVAIAATVVGAAATILVRRNKAAEAAEVPMKDCEACGGSGICPECKGEGFVLKRLSDESAERARLASKNAATRYTAGLPKKWSYCTKCSSARSCRTCDGRGKIVLL from the exons ATGATGATGGAGTTGGCTGTGAGGAAACTACCAGTTCTCTCCTTCCCCAAGA TTGATGTAAAGCCacaagaacaaagaagaagagtATCTTTTGTATCTTCTGCTCTACCCGAAACAGTGGCTTCAGTGGCAATTGCTGCTACAGTTGTTGGTGCAGCAGCTACCATTCTTGTGAGGAGAAACAAAGCTGCAGAGGCAGCTGAG GTGCCTATGAAAGACTGTGAAGCCTGTGGTGGTTCTGGTATATGTCCTGAATGCAAAGGTGAAGGCTTTGTCCTTAAGAGACTGTCAGATGAAAGTGCTGAGCGGGCAAGATTAGCTTCTAAGAATGCAGCCACTCGATACACTGCAGG GCTTCCAAAGAAATGGAGCTACTGCACAAAGTGCTCTTCTGCCCGATCATGCCGTACCTGCGATGGCCGTGGAAAGATAGTTTTGCTCTAA
- the LOC133731774 gene encoding uncharacterized protein LOC133731774, with translation MSFAKVIDLVNNLGTIARSGTKKFMEALATRSDVSMIGQFGVGFYFAYHVVEKEEEVDEEKEVGMFLALIFLTFMFRQG, from the exons ATGTCCTTTGCCAAAGTAATAG ATTTGGTCAACAACCTTGGTACCATTGCAAGGTCTGGCACCAAGAAATTCATGGAAGCCTTGGCTACTAGATCTGATGTTAGCATGATTGGTCAGTTTGGTGTTGGATTCTactttgcatatcatgttgttGAGAAGGAAGAGGAAGTTGATGAAGAGAAGGAAGTGGGCATGTTTCTGGCCTTGATTTTTTTGACATTTATGTTTAGGCAGGGTTAG
- the LOC133731803 gene encoding UDP-glycosyltransferase 86A1, protein MAESDNQKPHAIFIPYPLQGHVIPSVELAIKLASRGFKITFVNTQSIHHHTSKAQPKTGADLFAAAREAGHDIDYTTVSDGLPVEFDRSLNHDQFMASLLHVFSAHVDEVVGKLVKSSASTVPVTCLIADTFFVWPGKVAKKFDLLYVSFWTEPALVYSLYYHVDLLRRNGHFACHDVREDNIDYIPGVKSIDPRDMMSYLQETDITTVCHQIILNAFKDVRGAHYVLCNTVQEIESETIAPLHGKIPFYAIGPIFPNRFNKSIVATSLWSESDCSQWLNTKPNGSVLYVSFGSYAHVSKCDLTEIANGLELSKVNFVWVLRPDIVSSEDTDPLPSGFKERISDRAIIIPWCCQKSVLAHPAIGGFLTHCGWNSTLESIWCGVPLLCFPLLTDQFTNRKLIVDDWKVGINLCDRKVVRREGVSKKVNHLMDEKSGDEFRKAVAKVRKTLEDASTPNGSSEKNMDTFIKDLKARIRK, encoded by the exons ATGGCAGAATCAGATAATCAAAAGCCTCACGCCATCTTCATCCCCTACCCTCTCCAAGGCCATGTAATTCCATCAGTCGAGTTGGCCATCAAGCTCGCATCACGCGGCTTCAAGATCACCTTCGTCAACACCCAATCCATCCACCACCATACCTCGAAAGCGCAGCCGAAAACCGGAGCCGACCTCTTTGCCGCCGCACGTGAAGCCGGGCACGATATAGACTACACCACCGTCTCCGATGGCCTCCCCGTTGAGTTTGACCGCTCCCTCAACCACGACCAGTTCATGGCCTCTTTGTTGCACGTGTTTTCCGCGCACGTCGATGAGGTGGTCGGGAAACTTGTCAAGTCCTCGGCGAGCACCGTACCTGTTACTTGTCTGATTGCCGATACTTTCTTCGTGTGGCCGGGCAAGGTTGCTAAGAAGTTTGATCTTCTTTATGTTTCGTTTTGGACGGAGCCTGCTTTGGTTTATTCACTCTATTATCACGTTGATCTTCTTCGAAGAAATGGTCATTTTGCATGTCATG ATGTGCGGGAGGACAACATAGATTACATACCTGGAGTGAAATCAATTGATCCCAGGGACATGATGTCCTATCTTCAAGAAACTGATATAACAACTGTGTGCCACCAGATCATTCTGAATGCCTTCAAGGACGTTAGAGGAGCACATTATGTCCTATGCAACACAGTGCAGGAGATCGAATCCGAGACCATCGCACCCCTCCATGGCAAGATCCCCTTCTATGCAATTGGTCCTATTTTTCCCAACAGGTTCAACAAGAGCATCGTTGCGACTAGTCTGTGGTCCGAGTCGGACTGCAGTCAGTGGCTGAACACCAAACCCAATGGCTCAGTATTGTATGTCTCATTTGGTAGCTATGCACATGTCTCCAAATGTGACCTTACAGAGATAGCTAATGGACTTGAACTCAGCAAAGTGAACTTTGTTTGGGTACTCCGGCCGGATATTGTTAGCTCGGAGGACACAGATCCGCTGCCCTCTGGCTTTAAAGAGCGGATTAGTGACCGAGCTATTATTATTCCTTGGTGCTGTCAGAAGTCGGTCTTGGCGCACCCGGCTATAGGAGGGTTTTTGACCCATTGTGGGTGGAATTCTACATTGGAAAGTATTTGGTGTGGTGTACCATTGTTGTGTTTCCCTTTACTTACTGATCAATTCACCAACAGAAAACTAATAGTTGATGATTGGAAGGTTGGGATTAATTTATGCGATCGGAAAGTGGTCAGGAGAGAGGGTGTTTCAAAGAAAGTCAACCATTTGATGGATGAGAAATCAGGGGATGAGTTCAGGAAAGCTGTTGCCAAGGTTAGGAAGACATTGGAAGATGCATCGACACCCAATGGATCATCTGAGAAAAATATGGACACTTTCATTAAGGATCTAAAGGCCAGGATTCGGAAATAA
- the LOC133731802 gene encoding ABC transporter G family member 3 isoform X2, producing MEEIQSQSDNYRSSSSSASSPASRVPSSNFFYLRKPGSLRQPISFEDSPEWEDTDVDVRVEEGGDSINIATTPVSPSLSKLNSGSLPSPPLPEGATVVRKIAGASIVWKDLTVTIKGKRKYSERVVKSSNGYALPGTITVIMGPAKSGKSTLLRALAGRLPQSAKMYGEVFVNGAKSSMPYGSYGFVKREINLIGSLTVREFLYYSALLQLPGFFCQKKSVVEDAIHAMSLGDYANRLIGGHCYMKGLPNGERRRVSIARELVMRPHVLFIDEPLYHLDSVSALLMMVTLKKLASTGCTLIFTIYQSSTEVFGLFDRICLLSNGNTLFFGETLSCLQHFSNAGFPCPIMQSPSDHFLRAINTDFDRIIAMCKNWQDDNGDFSSVNMDTAVAIRTLEATYRSSADAAAVENMILRLTEKEGPLLKSKGKAGSATRIAVLTWRSLLIMSREWKYYWLRLILYIIFTLSVGTAFSGLGHSLSSVVTRVAAIFVFVSFTALLSIAGVPAIMKEVKIYASEESNQHLGALVFLVGQLLSSIPFLFLISISSSLVFYFLIGLRDEFSLLMYFVLNFFMCLLVNEGLMLVVVSLWQDVYWSTLSLLSVQVIMMLSAGYFRIRNALPKPVWTYPISYIAFHTYSIQGLLENEYLGTSFAVGQLGIVFSSLVYCTFELGKRSSCIRFSSVIGIRTMRDE from the exons ATGGAAGAAATACAGTCACAGTCAGATAATTATaggtcttcttcatcatcagcaaGCAGTCCAGCAAGTAGGGTGCCCTCAAGTAATTTTTTCTACTTGCGCAAACCTGGTTCACTCAGACAACCAATCTCATTTGAAGATTCACCTGAATGGGAGGATACAGATGTTGATGTTAGGGTGGAAGAAGGAGGTGACTCCATCAACATTGCAACCACTCCGGTCTCCCCATCGCTTTCAAAGCTCAATAGTGGATCCTTGCCATCCCCACCATTACCGGAGGGTGCAACTGTAGTGAGAAAGATTGCAGGGGCTTCAATTGTGTGGAAGGACTTGACTGTTacaataaaaggaaaaagaaagtacTCCGAGAGGGTTGTGAAGAGTTCAAATGGTTATGCATTGCCAGGAACTATAACAGTAATTATGGGTCCTGCTAAATCGGGGAAGTCCACACTACTAAGAGCACTTGCAG GAAGACTGCCTCAATCAGCCAAAATGTATGGTGAAGTGTTTGTAAACGGTGCAAAATCATCGATGCCATATGGTTCATAT GGTTTTGTTAAGAGAGAAATCAATTTAATTGGATCTCTCACTGTTCGGGAGTTTCTGTATTATTCGGCACTCCTTCAGCTGCCTGGTTTCTTTTGTCAGAAAAAGAGTGTAGTAGAGGATGCTATTCATGCCATGTCACTGGGTGATTATGCAAACAGATTGATAGGTGGCCACTGTTATATGAAAGGCCTTCCTAATGGAGAGAGAAGGCGCGTTAGCATTGCCCGAGAGCTTGTGATGAGGCCTCATGTTTTATTCATAGATGAGCCTCTTTATCACCTTGATAG TGTCTCTGCACTTCTGATGATGGTTACATTGAAGAAGCTTGCAAGTACAGGTTGCACTCTTATATTTACCATTTACCAGAGCAGCACAGAAGTGTTTGGCCTATTTGACAGGATTTGTCTGCTTTCTAATGGAAATACCCTTTTCTTTGGAGAAACATTGTCTTGCTTGCAG CACTTCTCAAATGCTGGATTTCCTTGTCCGATTATGCAAAGTCCTTCCGATCACTTTCTGCGTGCAATAAATACAGATTTTGATAGGATCATTGCAATGTGCAAGAACTGGCAG GATGACAATGGGGACTTCTCATCCGTAAACATGGACACGGCTGTGGCAATACGCACCCTTGAAGCAACTTATAGATCATCAGCTGATGCTGCTGCAGTTGAAAATATGATACTAAGACTCACAGAGAAG GAAGGTCCATTACTTAAAAGCAAGGGAAAAGCTGGCAGTGCTACACGGATAGCAGTCTTAACTTGGAGATCGTTATTGATAATGTCAAGGGAATGGAAATACTACTGGCTTCGACTTATTCTTTATATCATTTTTACGCTCTCTGTTGGTACAGCATTTTCTGGCTTAGGGCATTCTTTGTCTTCAGTTGTG ACCAGAGTTGCAGCCATATTTGTGTTTGTTTCATTTACTGCACTACTAAGCATTGCTGGAGTACCTGCAATTATGAAAGAAGTCAAG ATATATGCGAGTGAAGAATCAAATCAGCACTTGGGGGCACTAGTCTTTTTAGTTGGGCAGCTTCTCTCTAGTATCCCATTCCTGTTTCTCATCTCTATTTCATCAAGTCTCGTCTTCTACTTCCTTATAGGATTGCGAGATGAGTTCAGCTTGTTGATGTACTTCGTGCTAAATTTCTTCATGTGCCTCTTAGTAAATGAAGGATTGATGCTAGTTGTTGTTTCTTTATGGCAAGATGTTTATTGGAGCACCTTGAGTCTACTATCTGTACAA GTGATAATGATGCTATCTGCGGGctatttcagaattcgaaatgCTTTGCCCAAACCAGTGTGGACATATCCAATATCCTATATTGCTTTCCACACCTACTCTATACAG GGGCTGTTGGAGAATGAGTACCTTGGGACTTCCTTTGCAGTTGGGCAG TTGGGTATCGTATTCTCGTCTTTGGTTTACTGTACTTTCGAGTTGGGAAAAAGGAGTTCCTGTATAAGATTTTCAAGTGTAATCGGGATACGAACAATGCGAGATGAATGA
- the LOC133731802 gene encoding ABC transporter G family member 3 isoform X1: MEEIQSQSDNYRSSSSSASSPASRVPSSNFFYLRKPGSLRQPISFEDSPEWEDTDVDVRVEEGGDSINIATTPVSPSLSKLNSGSLPSPPLPEGATVVRKIAGASIVWKDLTVTIKGKRKYSERVVKSSNGYALPGTITVIMGPAKSGKSTLLRALAGRLPQSAKMYGEVFVNGAKSSMPYGSYGFVKREINLIGSLTVREFLYYSALLQLPGFFCQKKSVVEDAIHAMSLGDYANRLIGGHCYMKGLPNGERRRVSIARELVMRPHVLFIDEPLYHLDSVSALLMMVTLKKLASTGCTLIFTIYQSSTEVFGLFDRICLLSNGNTLFFGETLSCLQHFSNAGFPCPIMQSPSDHFLRAINTDFDRIIAMCKNWQDDNGDFSSVNMDTAVAIRTLEATYRSSADAAAVENMILRLTEKEGPLLKSKGKAGSATRIAVLTWRSLLIMSREWKYYWLRLILYIIFTLSVGTAFSGLGHSLSSVVTRVAAIFVFVSFTALLSIAGVPAIMKEVKIYASEESNQHLGALVFLVGQLLSSIPFLFLISISSSLVFYFLIGLRDEFSLLMYFVLNFFMCLLVNEGLMLVVVSLWQDVYWSTLSLLSVQVIMMLSAGYFRIRNALPKPVWTYPISYIAFHTYSIQGLLENEYLGTSFAVGQVRTISGYQALRSAYDISMDSNSKWENLLVLFLMAVGYRILVFGLLYFRVGKKEFLYKIFKCNRDTNNAR, translated from the exons ATGGAAGAAATACAGTCACAGTCAGATAATTATaggtcttcttcatcatcagcaaGCAGTCCAGCAAGTAGGGTGCCCTCAAGTAATTTTTTCTACTTGCGCAAACCTGGTTCACTCAGACAACCAATCTCATTTGAAGATTCACCTGAATGGGAGGATACAGATGTTGATGTTAGGGTGGAAGAAGGAGGTGACTCCATCAACATTGCAACCACTCCGGTCTCCCCATCGCTTTCAAAGCTCAATAGTGGATCCTTGCCATCCCCACCATTACCGGAGGGTGCAACTGTAGTGAGAAAGATTGCAGGGGCTTCAATTGTGTGGAAGGACTTGACTGTTacaataaaaggaaaaagaaagtacTCCGAGAGGGTTGTGAAGAGTTCAAATGGTTATGCATTGCCAGGAACTATAACAGTAATTATGGGTCCTGCTAAATCGGGGAAGTCCACACTACTAAGAGCACTTGCAG GAAGACTGCCTCAATCAGCCAAAATGTATGGTGAAGTGTTTGTAAACGGTGCAAAATCATCGATGCCATATGGTTCATAT GGTTTTGTTAAGAGAGAAATCAATTTAATTGGATCTCTCACTGTTCGGGAGTTTCTGTATTATTCGGCACTCCTTCAGCTGCCTGGTTTCTTTTGTCAGAAAAAGAGTGTAGTAGAGGATGCTATTCATGCCATGTCACTGGGTGATTATGCAAACAGATTGATAGGTGGCCACTGTTATATGAAAGGCCTTCCTAATGGAGAGAGAAGGCGCGTTAGCATTGCCCGAGAGCTTGTGATGAGGCCTCATGTTTTATTCATAGATGAGCCTCTTTATCACCTTGATAG TGTCTCTGCACTTCTGATGATGGTTACATTGAAGAAGCTTGCAAGTACAGGTTGCACTCTTATATTTACCATTTACCAGAGCAGCACAGAAGTGTTTGGCCTATTTGACAGGATTTGTCTGCTTTCTAATGGAAATACCCTTTTCTTTGGAGAAACATTGTCTTGCTTGCAG CACTTCTCAAATGCTGGATTTCCTTGTCCGATTATGCAAAGTCCTTCCGATCACTTTCTGCGTGCAATAAATACAGATTTTGATAGGATCATTGCAATGTGCAAGAACTGGCAG GATGACAATGGGGACTTCTCATCCGTAAACATGGACACGGCTGTGGCAATACGCACCCTTGAAGCAACTTATAGATCATCAGCTGATGCTGCTGCAGTTGAAAATATGATACTAAGACTCACAGAGAAG GAAGGTCCATTACTTAAAAGCAAGGGAAAAGCTGGCAGTGCTACACGGATAGCAGTCTTAACTTGGAGATCGTTATTGATAATGTCAAGGGAATGGAAATACTACTGGCTTCGACTTATTCTTTATATCATTTTTACGCTCTCTGTTGGTACAGCATTTTCTGGCTTAGGGCATTCTTTGTCTTCAGTTGTG ACCAGAGTTGCAGCCATATTTGTGTTTGTTTCATTTACTGCACTACTAAGCATTGCTGGAGTACCTGCAATTATGAAAGAAGTCAAG ATATATGCGAGTGAAGAATCAAATCAGCACTTGGGGGCACTAGTCTTTTTAGTTGGGCAGCTTCTCTCTAGTATCCCATTCCTGTTTCTCATCTCTATTTCATCAAGTCTCGTCTTCTACTTCCTTATAGGATTGCGAGATGAGTTCAGCTTGTTGATGTACTTCGTGCTAAATTTCTTCATGTGCCTCTTAGTAAATGAAGGATTGATGCTAGTTGTTGTTTCTTTATGGCAAGATGTTTATTGGAGCACCTTGAGTCTACTATCTGTACAA GTGATAATGATGCTATCTGCGGGctatttcagaattcgaaatgCTTTGCCCAAACCAGTGTGGACATATCCAATATCCTATATTGCTTTCCACACCTACTCTATACAG GGGCTGTTGGAGAATGAGTACCTTGGGACTTCCTTTGCAGTTGGGCAGGTACGGACCATCTCTGGGTATCAAGCGCTTCGAAGTGCATATGACATCTCTATGGACAGTAATTCCAAGTGGGAAAATTTATTGGTCTTGTTTCTAATGGCAGTTGGGTATCGTATTCTCGTCTTTGGTTTACTGTACTTTCGAGTTGGGAAAAAGGAGTTCCTGTATAAGATTTTCAAGTGTAATCGGGATACGAACAATGCGAGATGA